The Osmia bicornis bicornis chromosome 12, iOsmBic2.1, whole genome shotgun sequence genome includes a region encoding these proteins:
- the LOC114880335 gene encoding uncharacterized protein LOC114880335 isoform X2, protein MKETEIAICLILVFTIRGALNAKPGITLIDQTRNELLKHGNDLEKDLFDPRFDVYVGHEELKYLNLIKSEKTFGDKLEEKFPNSGYEYLTPLSSVWLWARTENELREIDGLYNVFRQMQHEIIDKNAYLDLQKLADFSETILHDPNASMLRSLARIADFIVHDKLFVSSYQQAASQICNENQSLQQLLYNLYTTITLTEIKGYSMIQFSYMLLRLYNPGSNFTEEMALVRQQYETRTSETMRAVKTAMAFAPKDVWRCDARIPKLDETYTQLNQLFQGYIVNEVDLNKDSTCRENCGYYTYTKVYGCFKNQFCTEQRKCNGKIVNCEYIDSDMWICPSARNSDRRYEYIEYENGKVFGDKKTCTNPKTKVDSWWRWLFWHCSYCFCYCDDNTPKSDRYFSLRTVISDVANNKIVTGLRLKKVNQIIHMQIQEGELMPLGGINKTSVQWKPIDIFSILDSNVKKDIDYHTISWEKRGLDLDDLEAGDYYLLTGVKFRTLGSRLNLEIRLTPFNFTTGKLIDPLGRSFWITNDVTEREELKLVKPDIPTRQALLAMPDSKTDQYVNFAPSDRASDAAQNTIPFLDVQPIEPNPPVPLMGAGIFHKGRPGSGGYVGMKVITYDFTKHLQADLIPAPPIINTPNEIKAV, encoded by the exons atgaaggaaaccGAAATTGCGATATGCTTGATATTAGTCTTTACAATACGGGGGGCGCTAAACGCTAAACCAGGCATCACGCTGATCGATCAAACGAGGAACGAATTATTGAAACACGGAAATGATCtagaaaaagatttatttGATCCAAGGTTTGACGTGTACGTAGGGCACGAGGAATTGAAGTATTTGAATCTGATAAAGAGTGAGAAAACCTTCGGCGACAAGTTGGAAGAAAAGTTTCCAAATAGCGGTTATGAATATTTAACTCCGTTAAGTTCCGTTTGGTTGTGGGCTAGAACTGAAAACGAGTTGAGAGAAATTGACGGGCTGTATAATGTTTTCCGTCAGATGCAACACGAGATTATCGATAAAAATGCTTATCTGGATCTGCAAAAGTTGGCCGatttctcggaaactattttgCATGATCCGAACGCGTCCATGTTGCGTTCGCTCGCTCGTATAGCTGACTTCATAGTGCATGATAAATTGTTCGTTTCGTCCTATCAG CAAGCAGCCTCTCAAATTTGTAATGAAAATCAGTCGCTTCAACAGTTACTCTATAATTTGTATACCACTATAACTCTGACAGAAATCAAAGGCTACAGTATGATTCAATTCTCTTATATGCTATTGAGACTTTATAATCCAG GTTCCAACTTCACTGAAGAAATGGCACTGGTCAGACAGCAATATGAAACGAGAACATCGGAGACCATGAGGGCCGTGAAAACGGCCATGGCATTTGCACCCAAAGATGTCTGGAGATGCGACGCGAGAATCCCTAAATTAG ATGAAACGTATACCCAACTAAATCAGCTATTCCAAGGATACATTGTAAACGAGGTAGACCTGAATAAAGACTCAACGTGTAGGGAGAACTGCGGCTATTACACGTACACCAAAGTGTATGGATGTTTTAAGAATCAATTTTGCACCGAACAACGCAAATGTAATGGTAAAATAGTGAACTGCGAGTACATAGATTCAGACATGTGGATTTGCCCATCG GCACGTAACAGCGATAGAAGATACGAGTACATAGAATATGAAAACGGTAAGGTATTCGGAGATAAGAAAACTTGCACCAATCCTAAAACAAAAGTGGATAGCTGGTGGCGTTGGTTGTTCTGGCATTGCAGCTACTGCTTTTGTTACTGCGATGATAATACTCCTAAATCTGATCGATACTTCAGTTTGCGGACTGTTATATCCGACGTGGCCAACAACAA AATTGTAACAGGACTTAGACTGAAGAAAGTAAATCAGATAATACATATGCAGATACAAGAGGGTGAATTGATGCCATTAGGAGGCATTAACAAAACTAGTGTACAATGGAAACCAATTGACATATTTTCTATATTGGATAGTAACGTGAAAAAAGATATTGATTACCATACCATATCGTGGGAAAAAAGAGGTTTGGATCTAGATGATTTAGAAGCAGGAGATTATTATCTCTTAACAG GCGTCAAGTTTAGAACACTTGGCTCGCGGTTGAATTTAGAAATAAGACTCACTCCATTCAATTTTACAACGGGGAAACTAATAGATCCATTGGGAAGAAGTTTCTGGATCACCAACGATGTAACTGAGAG aGAGGAACTGAAATTAGTAAAGCCTGATATCCCAACTCGCCAAGCTTTACTAGCAATGCCAGATTCAAAAACAGATCAGTATGTGAATTTCGCGCCAAGCGATCGTGCAAGCGATGCTGCACAAAACACAATACCATTCCTTGATGTTCAACCGATAGAACCAAATCCACCCGTCCCATTAATGGGTGCCGGAATTTTCCATAAAGGTAGACCGGGATCGGGTGGATACGTAGGGATGAAAGTGATCACATATGATTTCACTAAACATTTACAAGCCGATTTAATCCCTGCACCACCCATTATTAATACtccaaatgaaataaaagcaGTATGA
- the LOC114879121 gene encoding ubiquitin-like modifier-activating enzyme 1 — translation MSSAEVVESSVDPPAKKRRVAATTGGADDSTTIADMAKNGSTSRASAEIDEGLYSRQLYVLGHDAMRRMASSDVLISGLGGLGVEIAKNVILGGVKSVTLHDDALCQISDLGSQFYLTEADIGKNRAVACCQRLSELNNYVPTRYYTGSLTESYIKKFKVVVITETPLKEQLRISEITHANDIALIIADTRGLFSQVFCDFGNAFTVVDTTGEPPVSAMVASISQDTEGVVTCLDDTRHGMEDGDYVTFSEVQGMTELNGCEPIKIKVLGPYTFSIGETSKYSEYIRGGIVTQVKMPKILRFATLKEALKKPEFQVTDFGKFDYPEQLHLAFTVLHRYIDTKEKLPTPWNQEDADEFLALAKTIKEETGSEIEINKELFEIFAKISAGNLNPMNATIGGIVAQEVMKACSGKFHPIYQWLYFDAIECLPADRSELTEEDCCPIGSRYDSQIAVFGRKFQSKIGNLKYFVVGAGAIGCELLKNFAMLGVGAESGSVTVTDMDLIEKSNLNRQFLFRPSDVQQSKSSTAARVIRSMNPSMKVIAHENRVCPETEKIYNDDFFEVLDGVANALDNVNARIYMDRRCVYYRKPLLESGTLGTKGNTQVVVPFLTESYSSSQDPPEKSIPICTLKNFPNAIEHTLQWARDNFEGLFRQAAENAAQYISDPQFVERTLKLPGVQPLEVLESVKTALVDERPKSFADCIAWARCHWQEQYSNQIRQLLFNFPPDQVTSSGQPFWSGPKRCPEPLKFNVNDPLHLDYIVAGANLKAKVYGIPINRNREEIARIVSAVQVPPFTPKSGVKIAETDSQVQVSNGSGNIDHERLSQLQEELPKVDELNGLVIHPQEFEKDDDSNFHIDFIVAASNLRAANYKIPPADRHKSKLIAGKIIPAIATTTSVVAGLVCLELIKLTRGVKDLSIYKNGFVNLALPFFGFSEPIAAPKLKYYDTEWTLWDRFEVKGELTLKEFLDYFKEHHNLEVTMLSQGVCMLYSFFMAKPKCQERMGLLMSEVVKKVSKKKLENHVHALVFELCCNDTDGNDVEVPYVRYTLP, via the exons ATGTCTAGTGCTGAGGTGGTGGAGAGCTCCGTTGACCCCCCAGCCAAGAAGCGACGCGTTGCTGCCACCACGGGAGGAGCCGACGACTCGACGACGATCGCAGACATGGCGAAAAATGGTTCGACGTCCCGCGCTTCCGCCGAAATTGACGAGGGTCTTTATTCAAGGCAGCTTTATGTTCTCGGCCATGACGCCATGCGTCGCATGGCATCCTCTGATGTCCTGATATCCGGTCTTGGTGGTCTTGGCGTTGAAATTGCGAAGAACGTCATACTCGGTGGCGTCAAATCCGTTACATTGCACGATGACGCGTTGTGCCAGATCTCAGACCTCGGCTCGCAGTTCTATCTTACCGAGGCAGACATAG GTAAAAATCGAGCTGTTGCTTGTTGCCAACGTTTATCCGAACTGAACAATTATGTACCCACACGTTATTATACTGGTTCCTTAACCGAGTCTTATATCAAGAAGTTTAAGGTTGTGGTTATCACTGAAACACCGCTGAAAGAACAATTACGTATTTCTGAAATTACTCATGCAAATGACATAGCACTTATCATAGCGGATACCAGAGGCCTATTTTCTCAAGTCTTTTGCGACTTTGGGAATGCATTTACTGTGGTTGATACGACTGGTGAACCACCTGTCAGCGCTATGGTTGCTAGCATCTCGCAAGACACAGAAGGTGTTGTCACATGTTTGGATGACACGCGTCATGGCATGGAGGATGGTGACTACGTTACATTCTCTGAAGTACAGGGAATGACAGAATTAAATGGTTGCGAACCAATTAAGATAAAGGTTCTTGGCCCGTATACTTTCAGCATTGGGGAGACATCAAAATATTCTGAATATATAAGAGGTGGTATAGTAACACAAGTAAAAATGCCAAAGATTTTACGCTTTGCTACTTTGAAGGAAGCTCTGAAGAAACCAGAATTCCAGGTCActgattttggaaaatttgatTATCCGGAACAATTACACTTGGCTTTTACGGTGTTACATCGTTACATAGACACTAAAGAAAAATTACCTACACCCTGGAACCAAGAGGATGCAGATGAATTTTTGGCTCTAGCTAAAAcaataaaagaagaaacaggCAGCGAAATTGAAATCAATAAAGAGCTGTTTGAGATATTTGCAAAGATATCAGCGGGAAACTTAAATCCAATGAATGCTACCATTGGAGGAATTGTAGCACAAGAAGTGATGAAAGCTTGTTCCGGCAAATTTCATCCAATTTATCAATGGTTGTATTTCGACGCTATCGAATGTTTACCCGCGGATCGATCCGAGCTTACAGAGGAAGATTGCTGTCCAATTGGATCGCGTTACGATTCACAGATAGCTGTTTTTGGGCGCAAATTCCAATCGAAGattggaaatttgaaatactTCGTTGTTGGAGCCGGAGCTATAGGTTGTGAATTACTCAAGAATTTCGCAATGTTGGGTGTTGGTGCTGAGAGTGGTAGCGTAACAGTTACCGACATGGATTTGATAGAAAAATCAAACTTGAATAGACAATTCCTATTTAGGCCATCGGATGTTCAGCAATCTAAATCATCAACAGCAGCCAGAGTCATAAGGAGTATGAATCCAAGTATGAAAGTAATCGCTCACGAGAACAGAGTTTGCCcagaaacagaaaaaatatataatgatGATTTCTTTGAGGTGTTAGACGGAGTAGCAAACGCATTAGATAACGTAAATGCACGTATTTATATGGATCGTCGTTGTGTATATTACAGGAAGCCCCTGTTAGAATCTGGTACTCTAGGTACAAAGGGTAATACCCAAGTTGTTGTTCCATTTTTAACTGAATCTTATAGTTCGTCTCAAGATCCTCCAGAGAAGAGTATACCGATCTGTACGCTAAAGAATTTCCCCAATGCTATAGAACATACTTTACAATGGGCTAGAGATAATTTCGAAGGTTTATTCCGTCAGGCCGCGGAGAATGCTGCTCAATATATATCTGATCCACAGTTTGTGGAGAGAACATTAAAACTGCCTGGAGTTCAGCCATTAGAAGTATTAGAATCAGTCAAAACAGCTTTGGTCGATGAACGACCAAAAAGTTTTGCCGACTGCATTGCGTGGGCTCGTTGCCATTGGCAAGAGCAGTATAGTAACCAGATTAGACAGCTCCTGTTCAACTTTCCACCTGATCAAGTGACATCCAGTGGCCAACCATTCTGGTCTGGACCTAAGAGGTGCCCTGAACCACTCAAGTTCAACGTGAATGATCCGCTCCATTTGGATTACATCGTAGCCGGTGCTAACTTAAAAGCAAAGGTCTATGGAATTCCCATCAACAGAAATCGTGAGGAAATAGCTAGGATCGTTAGCGCCGTACAAGTTCCGCCTTTTACGCCGAAATCTGGAGTAAAAATTGCTGAGACAGATTCACAGGTGCAAGTATCCAATGGAAGCGGAAACATTGATCACGAAAGACTCAGCCAGTTACAAGAAGAATTGCCCAAGGTTGACGAGCTTAACGGTTTAGTAATTCATCCACAAGAATTCGAGAAGGATGACGACTCTAATTTCCATATAGATTTCATCGTAGCAGCTTCAAATCTTCGTGCAGCTAATTACAAAATCCCTCCCGCTGATCGACACAAGAGTAAACTAATTGCTGGAAAAATAATACCAGCTATTGCTACTACCACCTCGGTGGTCGCTGGTCTTGTTTGTCTCGAATTGATCAAGTTAACACGCGGCGTGAAAGATTTGTCTATTTATAAGAATGGTTTCGTCAACTTGGCTCTACCATTCTTTGGTTTCTCGGAGCCTATCGCTGCACCGAAATTGAAGTACTACGACACTGAATGGACACTGTGGGATCGATTCGAAGTCAAAGGAGAACTAACGCTCAAAGAATTCTTAGATTACTTCAAAGAGCATCATAATCTTGAAGTTACTATGTTGTCTCAGGGTGTCTGTATGCTGTACTCGTTCTTCATGGCTAAGCCTAAGTGTCAAGAACGTATGGGCCTGCTAATGTCAGAGGTAGTGAAGAAGGTATCGAAGAAGAAACTGGAGAACCATGTTCATGCATTGGTATTCGAACTTTGCTGTAACGACACTGATGGCAACGACGTGGAAGTACCGTATGTTCGCTACACCTTGCCATGA
- the LOC114880335 gene encoding uncharacterized protein LOC114880335 isoform X1, with protein sequence MSGISTKVIFLCFLFTVEQFTSCSAKIGYIDIVELLKFGQEIATDAFESWELIRPKDPEYDNNLPFVHRMEKELRNQISKVSHKLDMYQEKLELRMDTIMVKLLNDLPLQQNLDQRLRKIDELLGRIDDLYHSFQMFVVEPKRYERFTLEDFAKTCVSSRSGALPDVLKTLHRLCTPQDDYTFSKSIIVLLVNQMQQAASQICNENQSLQQLLYNLYTTITLTEIKGYSMIQFSYMLLRLYNPGSNFTEEMALVRQQYETRTSETMRAVKTAMAFAPKDVWRCDARIPKLDETYTQLNQLFQGYIVNEVDLNKDSTCRENCGYYTYTKVYGCFKNQFCTEQRKCNGKIVNCEYIDSDMWICPSARNSDRRYEYIEYENGKVFGDKKTCTNPKTKVDSWWRWLFWHCSYCFCYCDDNTPKSDRYFSLRTVISDVANNKIVTGLRLKKVNQIIHMQIQEGELMPLGGINKTSVQWKPIDIFSILDSNVKKDIDYHTISWEKRGLDLDDLEAGDYYLLTGVKFRTLGSRLNLEIRLTPFNFTTGKLIDPLGRSFWITNDVTEREELKLVKPDIPTRQALLAMPDSKTDQYVNFAPSDRASDAAQNTIPFLDVQPIEPNPPVPLMGAGIFHKGRPGSGGYVGMKVITYDFTKHLQADLIPAPPIINTPNEIKAV encoded by the exons ATGTCAGGAATTAGCACGAAAGTGATATTCCTGTGTTTTTTATTTACCGTGGAACAATTTACAAGTTGTTCCGCTAAAATTGGTTACATAGATATAGTGGAACTGTTAAAGTTCGGTCAGGAAATAGCAACGGATGCTTTTGAATCGTGGGAATTAATACGTCCAAAAGATCCTGAATATGACAATAACCTACCATTCGTACATAGAATGGAAAAGGAATTAAGAAACCAAATATCAAAAGTGTCCCATAAACTCGATATGTATCAAGAAAAACTGGAATTACGTATGGATACAATTATGGTTAAACTTTTGAACGATTTACCATTACAACAAAATTTAGATCAAAGATTGAGAAAAATTGATGAACTGCTTGGTAGGATCGATGATCTTTACCACAGTTTTCAGATGTTTGTCGTGGAACCTAAAAGATACGAACGATTTACATTGGAGGATTTCGCGAAAACATGCGTTTCTTCCAGATCGGGCGCTCTTCCTGATGTTTTAAAAACCCTTCATAGATTATGTACCCCTCAAGACGACTACACCTTCAGCAAAAGCATTATCGTGTTACTGGTAAATCAGATGCAA CAAGCAGCCTCTCAAATTTGTAATGAAAATCAGTCGCTTCAACAGTTACTCTATAATTTGTATACCACTATAACTCTGACAGAAATCAAAGGCTACAGTATGATTCAATTCTCTTATATGCTATTGAGACTTTATAATCCAG GTTCCAACTTCACTGAAGAAATGGCACTGGTCAGACAGCAATATGAAACGAGAACATCGGAGACCATGAGGGCCGTGAAAACGGCCATGGCATTTGCACCCAAAGATGTCTGGAGATGCGACGCGAGAATCCCTAAATTAG ATGAAACGTATACCCAACTAAATCAGCTATTCCAAGGATACATTGTAAACGAGGTAGACCTGAATAAAGACTCAACGTGTAGGGAGAACTGCGGCTATTACACGTACACCAAAGTGTATGGATGTTTTAAGAATCAATTTTGCACCGAACAACGCAAATGTAATGGTAAAATAGTGAACTGCGAGTACATAGATTCAGACATGTGGATTTGCCCATCG GCACGTAACAGCGATAGAAGATACGAGTACATAGAATATGAAAACGGTAAGGTATTCGGAGATAAGAAAACTTGCACCAATCCTAAAACAAAAGTGGATAGCTGGTGGCGTTGGTTGTTCTGGCATTGCAGCTACTGCTTTTGTTACTGCGATGATAATACTCCTAAATCTGATCGATACTTCAGTTTGCGGACTGTTATATCCGACGTGGCCAACAACAA AATTGTAACAGGACTTAGACTGAAGAAAGTAAATCAGATAATACATATGCAGATACAAGAGGGTGAATTGATGCCATTAGGAGGCATTAACAAAACTAGTGTACAATGGAAACCAATTGACATATTTTCTATATTGGATAGTAACGTGAAAAAAGATATTGATTACCATACCATATCGTGGGAAAAAAGAGGTTTGGATCTAGATGATTTAGAAGCAGGAGATTATTATCTCTTAACAG GCGTCAAGTTTAGAACACTTGGCTCGCGGTTGAATTTAGAAATAAGACTCACTCCATTCAATTTTACAACGGGGAAACTAATAGATCCATTGGGAAGAAGTTTCTGGATCACCAACGATGTAACTGAGAG aGAGGAACTGAAATTAGTAAAGCCTGATATCCCAACTCGCCAAGCTTTACTAGCAATGCCAGATTCAAAAACAGATCAGTATGTGAATTTCGCGCCAAGCGATCGTGCAAGCGATGCTGCACAAAACACAATACCATTCCTTGATGTTCAACCGATAGAACCAAATCCACCCGTCCCATTAATGGGTGCCGGAATTTTCCATAAAGGTAGACCGGGATCGGGTGGATACGTAGGGATGAAAGTGATCACATATGATTTCACTAAACATTTACAAGCCGATTTAATCCCTGCACCACCCATTATTAATACtccaaatgaaataaaagcaGTATGA